Proteins found in one Crassostrea angulata isolate pt1a10 chromosome 3, ASM2561291v2, whole genome shotgun sequence genomic segment:
- the LOC128176037 gene encoding outer dense fiber protein 3-like isoform X2, producing the protein MPQEVLKKPQITIAARERGPGPGRYRLPSTVGCEAHDCTRQVQPAYSFGRLEGRVHFKDWSPGPAYYIDPRITRTGMDGTPEYSLLARQKDLNTFKVPSPGLYSPEKVHPQGERHAPQYSISARTKMRRIDPNPAPNQYTLPPIIGSKQPNKPAAPAYVMTNRTEIGSYLEDLCKTPGPGKYNATHPNVNKNMAPLYSIRSRSYAPGDTTKKPGPGAHSPEKVVISRVQPPKYSLGIRHSEFTCPLIAEG; encoded by the exons ATGCCACAAGAAGTCTTAAAGAAGCCGCAAATCACGATAGCTGCGAGAGAAAGAG GGCCTGGCCCCGGCCGCTATCGCCTGCCCTCTACCGTAGGCTGTGAGGCCCACGACTGCACCAGACAGGTGCAGCCAGCCTACTCCTTCGGGAGGCTGGAAGGACGAG TCCACTTCAAGGACTGGAGTCCTGGCCCTGCCTACTATATTGATCCTAGGATCACCCGTACTGGGATGGATGGTACCCCTGAGTACTCTTTGCTGGCCAGACAGAAGGATCTca ACACCTTCAAAGTCCCCTCCCCCGGACTTTACTCTCCAGAGAAAGTCCACCCCCAGGGGGAGCGCCATGCCCCTCAGTACTCCATCAGTGCCAGAACCAAGATGAGGCGCATTGACCCGAACCCGGCCCCCAATCAGTACACACTGCCGCCCATCATAGGGAGCAAGCAGCCCAACAAGCCGGCCGCCCCCGCCTACGTCATGACCAATCGCACTGAG ATTGGTAGTTACTTGGAGGATCTGTGCAAAACTCCAGGCCCTGGCAAGTACAATGCTACCCACCCCAATGTGAACAAGAACATGGCGCCCCTGTACTCCATCAGGAGCAGAAGCTATGCCCCAGGAGACACCACCAAAAAGCCTGGCCCCGGCGCTCACAGCCCGGAGAAGGTGGTCATCAGTCGCGTCCAGCCCCCCAAGTACTCCCTGGGGATCCGGCACTCCGAGTTCACCTGCCCACTCATTGCCGAGGGATAG
- the LOC128176037 gene encoding outer dense fiber protein 3-like isoform X1: MPQHVPKKPLIMIAARERGPGPGRYRLPSTVGCEAHDCTRQVQPAYSFGRLEGRVHFKDWSPGPAYYIDPRITRTGMDGTPEYSLLARQKDLNTFKVPSPGLYSPEKVHPQGERHAPQYSISARTKMRRIDPNPAPNQYTLPPIIGSKQPNKPAAPAYVMTNRTEIGSYLEDLCKTPGPGKYNATHPNVNKNMAPLYSIRSRSYAPGDTTKKPGPGAHSPEKVVISRVQPPKYSLGIRHSEFTCPLIAEG, from the exons ATGCCACAACACGTTCCAAAGAAGCCGCTTATCATGATAGCTGCGAGAGAAAGAG GGCCTGGCCCCGGCCGCTATCGCCTGCCCTCTACCGTAGGCTGTGAGGCCCACGACTGCACCAGACAGGTGCAGCCAGCCTACTCCTTCGGGAGGCTGGAAGGACGAG TCCACTTCAAGGACTGGAGTCCTGGCCCTGCCTACTATATTGATCCTAGGATCACCCGTACTGGGATGGATGGTACCCCTGAGTACTCTTTGCTGGCCAGACAGAAGGATCTca ACACCTTCAAAGTCCCCTCCCCCGGACTTTACTCTCCAGAGAAAGTCCACCCCCAGGGGGAGCGCCATGCCCCTCAGTACTCCATCAGTGCCAGAACCAAGATGAGGCGCATTGACCCGAACCCGGCCCCCAATCAGTACACACTGCCGCCCATCATAGGGAGCAAGCAGCCCAACAAGCCGGCCGCCCCCGCCTACGTCATGACCAATCGCACTGAG ATTGGTAGTTACTTGGAGGATCTGTGCAAAACTCCAGGCCCTGGCAAGTACAATGCTACCCACCCCAATGTGAACAAGAACATGGCGCCCCTGTACTCCATCAGGAGCAGAAGCTATGCCCCAGGAGACACCACCAAAAAGCCTGGCCCCGGCGCTCACAGCCCGGAGAAGGTGGTCATCAGTCGCGTCCAGCCCCCCAAGTACTCCCTGGGGATCCGGCACTCCGAGTTCACCTGCCCACTCATTGCCGAGGGATAG